The genomic stretch CATCCACATTAATCCCCCGCCGGCTCCGCAGCACATGCCGGTTTCCCGGCTTCTCTCCATTTCAACAAGCTGCACGCCCGGAATGGCTTTCAAAATCTCTCTCGGCGGATCATAGACTTCATTGTACCGGCCCAAATAGCACGAATCATGGAAGGTAATCGTCTCATGAAGCGGGTGCTGCGGTCTTAATTTTCCGTTTTTCACAAGCTCGGCCAGCACTTCTGTATGATGATAAACCTCGCCTTCAAATCCGAAATCCGGATATTCGTTTTTAAATAAATTGTATGCATGGGGATCGATCGTAACGATTTTTTTGACATCATTTTTTTCAAATTCAGAAATATTCTTCTCAGCCAGCTCTTGGAACAAAAATTCATTTCCGAGGCGGCGCGGCGTGTCTCCTGAATTTTTTTCTTTATTGCCGAGAATCGCGAAGGACACGCCCGCGTGATTGAGCAGCTTGGCAAAGGAAATTGCGATTTTCTGGCTTCTGTTGTCGTAAGACCCCATGGAGCCTACCCAGAAAAGGTACTCAAATTCTTTTCCTTCTTTTTTCATTTCTTTTACAGTCGGAATCTCAGCATCCGGCGCCTCGTCACGCCAATTTTCACGTTCCTTGCGGTTGAGTCCCCACGGATTCCCTTGCCGCTCAATACTTGTCATTGCGCGCTGGGCGTCACTGTCCATTTTTCCTTCTGTCAGTACGAGGTAGCGGCGGAGGTCGATGATTTTATCCACGTGCTCATTCATGACCGGGCATTGATCCTCACAGTTCCGGCAAGTGGTGCATGCCCAAATTTCTTCCTCTGTGATGACGTCGCCGATCAAGCTTGGATTGTAATCAAGCGCCGCTGCGGCTTCCTGCGATCCGCTGCCCGCTGACGCCGCAGCCAGCTGATTGCCTCTCGTATGCCGAAACGCTGCTGCGGGCACCCATGGGGAGCGCGAGGTGACGGCAGCGCCTTTTTCCGTGAGATGGTCTCTGAGACGCAAAATCAAGTCCATCGGAGAAAGCATTTTTCCGGTGCCTGTTGCAGGACACATATTGGTACAGCGGCCGCACTCGACACACGCGTATAGATCAAGCAGCTGAGACTGTCTGAAATCCTCAATTTTTCCCGCTCCGTAGCTTTCTTTCGTTTCGTCGGTAAAATCAATTTTTTCAAGTTTTCCGGCAGATTCCATTCGATTGAAAAAGACGTTTGCCGGGCCGGCGATTAAATGGGCATGCTTTGACTGAGGCACGTACACTAAAAAGCTAAGCAAGAATAGGAGATGGATCCACCATGCGATATAGAAAATCACCGCCGCGCCTGTTTTCCCGACACCGCTAAGCATAAACGCAATACCTGAGGCAATTGGCTCGCTCCAAGAAAGCCCATGCTCATGCCAAATCAGATTCATCCCGTTCCCAAGCAGAACGGTCAGCATTAATCCTCCGATAAAAATGAGAACGAGTCCGGCTTTGAAACCGCGTTTCAGCCTCACGAGCTTTTCGATATAACGTCTGTAGAATGCCCACCCAACAGCAATTAAAATGAGAAACGTAACAATTTCCTGAAAAAAGGTGAAGGCGGGATAGACCGGGCCAAGCGACAGATTCCGGCCGGGAGCCAGT from Bacillus subtilis subsp. subtilis str. 168 encodes the following:
- the fadF gene encoding putative iron-sulphur-binding reductase (Evidence 3: Putative function from multiple computational evidences; PubMedId: 17189250, 21398533; Product type e: enzyme), translated to MSGFLIANALLFLIVTAYAVYLFVYLVKTRLAYIKLGQKEQFDQRFKERLHAIWVNVFGQKKLLKDKKSGIIHVMFFYGFILVQFGAIDFIIKGLAPGRNLSLGPVYPAFTFFQEIVTFLILIAVGWAFYRRYIEKLVRLKRGFKAGLVLIFIGGLMLTVLLGNGMNLIWHEHGLSWSEPIASGIAFMLSGVGKTGAAVIFYIAWWIHLLFLLSFLVYVPQSKHAHLIAGPANVFFNRMESAGKLEKIDFTDETKESYGAGKIEDFRQSQLLDLYACVECGRCTNMCPATGTGKMLSPMDLILRLRDHLTEKGAAVTSRSPWVPAAAFRHTRGNQLAAASAGSGSQEAAAALDYNPSLIGDVITEEEIWACTTCRNCEDQCPVMNEHVDKIIDLRRYLVLTEGKMDSDAQRAMTSIERQGNPWGLNRKERENWRDEAPDAEIPTVKEMKKEGKEFEYLFWVGSMGSYDNRSQKIAISFAKLLNHAGVSFAILGNKEKNSGDTPRRLGNEFLFQELAEKNISEFEKNDVKKIVTIDPHAYNLFKNEYPDFGFEGEVYHHTEVLAELVKNGKLRPQHPLHETITFHDSCYLGRYNEVYDPPREILKAIPGVQLVEMERSRETGMCCGAGGGLMWMEEETGNRINVARTEQALAVNPSVISSGCPYCLTMLGDGTKAKEAEDQVKTYDVVELLAQSVLGADLKMGEKQ